cccaaagccagtgagtttccgaaaggcctcgtgttaggtagagatgggaatacatataaggcttacaggatccactcccctgggcaatatGGGTTGTAACATGTATAGTCTCTAATACTACAAATCCAATAATAGTGtcatgttacaaaaaaaaaacataaacagtGCAActctaatttataaaaattttagaACTAGTGTCATACTAATAAACTAGAAATCGTTTATCTTTACAGCTCCTATCTGAATCTATCTCATCAACCAAAAATAATGACATTATTATGTAATTTAACAACTATTTAATATGTGACTATGTTCAAATGGGTGGTGATATTCCTTATGCTTAACCAAGTGAGCAGATTCCTGCTATTATACCTTCTGAAGAACCAACAAATGACCATGCCAACATAAACCAACAAGAAAATGCAATTCCTTCTCCTGAACAAAGAAATGAGTCTTCCAAGAAAAAAAGACAacatgaaggaaaaggaagagaaCTAAAGCTCAAGAAGATCACAGTATCACCATCAATGAAGGTCAGTTATCGTTTGATCAAATGTATAATGAAGAATTGGTGAAACTTCATGCAATTTATCAAAAAGACATCATCGGGATTGATACAACAATAGGTGTGGAAGGTTTTGAAGAGTTTAAAAGATGTGTgagcataaataaaaaaaggtatcTAGTCCTCAGTCAAATGATGATGTATGCACTCAACTTTAAACACAAATTCAATCATAACAAATCAAACAACTACAGCACTCAACAGAAACATCGAAAGGCTTTCACGAGAATAAGATGAGGACAAGCAGAAAATtagttcaatgaaaattgaaatgagatAGTTGCAATTAAACAACATAAGAGCTTCTATGAAAGTCAATAAACTTTTGGATGAAATTGGAAGTTTGAAGAACAAGTTACCAGAAAAGCAACCAATAGTACCAGATCTAAATGATTCCGAACTTGATATCCCAAAaaagtttaatgaaaaatgctttTGCAAATGAGAAGAATCCAGTTGACAAAGATGaggaagatcaaaattttaaggaTCCAAGTGAAAAGGATCCAGAAAAGGAGGAACCATCTAAAGAATATCCATATAAGGTTGATCTAGTTGAAGAGCATGCATATAAGAAGGATGTTGCTAAGGAGGATCCAGTTCAGGAGAATGCAACTGAAAATTATGTGGCTATGGAGGATCCAGTACAAGAGCATGCAACTGATGATGGTTTAgatgaaaatgaaaaagttgTTCACAATGATGTCCAAATGGAGAATCAAGCTGAGGAGGATCAAGAACATGAAGTCAAAGACACTGACACTACAAAAGAGACCTCTGCAGTTCAACAAGAAGTTCAAATGCAGACCCCAACTAGCAAGGATCCTGAAGAGGAAGGAAAGGAAACTGCCAAGAAGAAGACGAGAACACTAGTAAAAAATATACGAAAGAGGGATGATTGTAAACCAAATGTCGATCCAGACTATGACTATATCCCTAtgcagaaaaaacaaaagaatgcCAAATACATCTATGTTGTGAGTAACAGTGAAAGCCCTTCAATTGTTCTGTCACAAAGCTAACCCTTAGAACCAATTAtcgagaaagaaaaggagtagCAAAAGGTTCAATCACCCTTAAATCCCATTACTAAAGAAACATGCAAAGAAGCCTCCAAAGAAGCCAAAGCAAACAAAGgaaaagttatatatataatactttttattttcttacacAGGGACTACTTCTGGATGCAACCAAGGTAATGGTCCATGGCAATTGAGCATGTTGTCTTAAAAACAGATCTAACATCATTGTTCGTGGATGGGGCAATAGATGCCAACATAATTGATGCTTCATTCTACATAATGGtagaaaatgaataaaaaataggacaacaacaaaatttgtATCTTCCTTCCTTCATCTTTGTAAGTGCCAAATAGTTATGTTTAcaaaaatttgtgtttgtgcgatttgataaatattttgtaaatttaattaactttcataaatagtgttttggtttagtttaagaaatagtgttaCTTATGATTAAGATTCATAAATAAATGTGTGTTGTTGGTTTAGAATGACATGAAGATAGAAAAAAGCAAGAGTGTTTAGGAGCATAGTGACGAAACATTGAAGAGAGTCTTACAAGATAATGTGGATAAAGTTGGAAAGGTCTTCATACTTATCAAGCATTACTTTCATTTTAGCTTGGTAGCTTTGGGACATTAAAGATGGAAAAATGACACACTACAATTCCAAATTACCAAGGATACATGGTAATACAGATCAATACTTTGAACATGTTGTGCAAGTGGTAAGGACAAAACCATAATTCAATTACAAACTATAATCTTATGTtgataagacaaatcaaatttcataatacaatttctttttttttcctggttttctatgattttttttttttttttttttttttttttttttttgtgttttggcaTAGAGACAAAATAGAAGTCAAAGGTGACAACAACCTCACAATAGAAATTCAAAGATGCTTGACTTGTGCACAACAAAAGAATGACTTGTAAGTACAAACATCAAATTGATCTCTATATTTTTCAATCAAATTTATACATTCATACACATAAAAAGGACCATGAAAATCATATATACAAACACAAGACACATCATTGAAAAATATGGTATAAGTTTACGGTTTGCAAAATAATGTCATAaccagtttcagaaatagttcGATTTTTCACTCTTTACACTTTAGAAAACAGTATTACAAATCAACAAatagttcatttttttttctgtactTATATGTCATCTAACTACAAATATATTGAAATAAGACACAGAAAACAAATCATTCTaggaaaatatagtataaatTTAGACTTTACAAAATCATTCTAAGGAAAAACAGTACTTTTATGTCATCTAACTACAAATATAAGGAAATAaggcaccaaaaaaaaaaaaaaaaaaaaaaatcattctaggaaaatatagtataaatTTAGACTTTGCAAAATAATGTCATAATCTTGTATTAGAAATAGTTCCAGTTTGCAAAATAGTGTTACAAATAAGAAATAGTTCTATTTTTTCAGTACTTATCTGTCATCTAATTAAATtatatacaaaataaaacacaaaaaagaacaaaaaaacaaaatcattatgggaaaattttggtataaatttaCATTTTGTAAAATAGTATCTTGAttcagttttagaaatagtttcATTTTTCACTCTTAATCAGTCATCGAATGTTATAGTATGATATCATTAACTGTTatacttacttgttttttttaaaaaaaatgtgtggagccaaaaataatcaagaggtgGCACTTAGATTTTTGGgctaaaaggacaaaattacccttgaggagcaCCGGAATTCATACGCGCGAGTAGTGGACAAACATtccacaatcaagtcaaaagtgcccaaaataggcaacaaattcaaagttatttcatccatcccCATCCTATATTTTCCACAAGGTAAATATTTCATAACCTCCAAAATATTCATTCCAAAAAtgtgttaattggctaattaatggattaattacctaattaatccattaattgccAAATAACTCACACATTAAGCCACAAAATGCACACAAAAAGCATCCCAAAGGCCGACCACCTTTTCTCCAAAGGGGACCAGCCATGCCCTATAAATACTAccaatttttctctaaaaacctaagtcaacactcttgcaaaactccaaaaactctctaaacatttttctctctaaattctaactttggcatcggaggttctttggccaaagcacgccccccccccaacaaatttatcgtgggcgcgtgaggctcttagCCTTgaccctaaggtgttaattgttttgtaggtgcaattttgtccaagaagaaggaggcggaaatttgcatccacaaattggggctttcattgagagttgaagtACACACACttgtagaagactctcgcataaaaggtttttctctattttttttcttgtccatttgtatattttttgtactttcttattattagaattttttatttgcaaagattatttgataaaacataaaagagaaatacaatggcTTGAGATTTAGAAAATTCCACAAGTGAAGTTTCCAATATTTAAGAAATGGGACTGCGGCGATCAACGAGGCTAAATGTGATCATAAATGGGGCTCTACCATGGCAACCACCGCGGTGGCCACCACCTGCGGCGAGGTCCATAGCACCACCACCACAGCTTGAGCCGTGCCATTTAAGCAAGCCCAAGTTGTGCCATCCAATGCCCACGACACCAAAACGACGGCTTAAGCCATGTCACTCCAAGCCCAACGCGTTGCCAAGCCGAGCCCTAGCCTCGCACCCACGTGCGCCACACGCCAAACAGCCTAGTTTCATGCCCAGCCTACTTCCGCCGAGTAGCCTGCTCTCGTGGCCCAACCTACTCCCATCGAGCAACCTACTCCcatggcccagcctgctctcgtggccttccaagtagcCCAAATCGatccaagattagttcaaccgTCCCGGCTCCAAATTTTCGGACCAATGATCGAACTGGGAacattttcaccacattcttctgcgaatttgacatttcctaactTAAATCTCTCACCcagagtctaccacacttccacagCTCAAGGAGGCGCATTTCTTCCAAGCTATTCCAACCGAAATGGAGAACAAcatttgtctcgacaagtcatagagttgacgagcgccctCGCACAGCAAACGACCCTGGTGTACCAGCTCTTGCAATGCACCGAGGTGCAACGTGCCCCCAAatgaggtgtcccgaagtagaACAAGGGCAGACAAAGAACCCCTCCAATAGCGTCCCggcaagcagccactcgaccagTCACAAACTGAGCATTTGGGCAGTGTACGCTCCCGATCAGGCCCTCGAGATAACGTATACTCTCGTATTAGCGCGTGGAtgagtgtgcactctcaactaGGCCCACGGAtgagcatacattcacggttggggTCACACTCTGatagtcaacatgagcaaccttccaagcAAAATGTTCATTCGCGGCTAAGCCTGCAAAGAGCATCATCCACCTCATATCGGAATAAACAGCACGACGGACGGAGAGAAGTAGTCACGTAATTCGACTCAAGTTCAAGTGGCAACTTGCGAAAAACTCGCTCGCTTGCTAGGAACGCACCACACACACCGTATCCGCGGCATAGACGAGCCAAACACATGGAAGAGCATCCTAGAACAGCAAGTCACGACTAAGGGCAGCCGAGAGCTCTGCTACCttaacaaaggcaaattcatgAAAAAGTAGAGAGACTCTTGACTAAGCGATTGTGTGATTTCCAACACAACAAGCTCACCGACAACGCACTATAATGGAACATGACTAAGCAGGCAGAGCCTCCACGTGAGttcagcatgccacatttcacatctttcGAAGGGGATGAAGACCCGAAGAGACACTTAAAGCACTATTGAAGTGCAATGATCATCTATCGAAACAACGAcgatctcatgtgcaagatattcaccaccactctacaaggcaaggtgcaagattggttctacaccctgCCGCCATTATCTATTCGAAGTTTCGacgaactttctttggtttttaccaaagaatattcatcatatcgctcgatcaaaaagaagtccgaccatttgttcaacgtcaagaagaacccaaaagagtcgcttcgtgactatgtgaagaggttcaaagtagAGAAGGCAAGGATAGTCGGATGTAACGACTCGATAACTAGAGCaaccttccaaaaaggacttccAGCAGACCTCCCACTATTCcaaaaattgatcatgaaagaagatctagcTCTAGCAGACTTTTTCGCTCTGGCAGAAaaacatgcactttgggacgaggcacaccaatgcacattcaaggacttgaagaagtGCCTGACATCACCTCTCTACTATCCAAACAGGAAGCAGAGGAGGACTGATTCACATGTTTGACGGTATCTGAAGtagcaataagctctaccatcatacgagaagagctggGGGCCCGACTACCTGTATTTCATTGTTCAAAAGCTCTCATCGATGCtatcagaaattcaaaagctaactttggcaaTAGTTGTTGCAATCCGAAAGCTTAAGTTTTACCTTCAAACGCACGCAGTCATCCTCATGACGCATTATTCCGCCCAATCCAAACGCTCGATGATAAAGGCATAGATCCTGGCGGATGCGAAGTTTTCTAACGAACGTAACAACTCGGCACAAAAGGCACGCCAAGGGCAAACGAACACTGGAAGGACATACTCGGAAACAAGGTTTGTCCTCATCACCCtaaaagattctacataggagCAACATGTACCGAGAGTTGAGCACGACCTCCTACTGGGCATCACACAGCCCTAGCCGACCCTTGCTCCATAATTTAACTATAGAATGGTCCAATACCGGCAGTCGAGCATCTCCTGCTATGTGTAACATGGCCCCAGCTCCACGACTCCCTACCATGCACCAAGATGCTAagaagttagtacaaaagtgtgACCACTACCAGCACTACAAACCGATACCAGCACTGTCTGCCAGCAAGCTACACCCGCATACGAGTCCCGATTAACTGAATGGATCCTGATTTAAGTCCTTGGCCGTTCATGGAATAGGTAATAGATCTGGTAGGACTTATGCCACCTgggcagaggcatgatgattGTGGCAACAtattacttcaccaaatgggtagaagcagagcCCAAGACGACCATGACTTAAACGGACATAAAgcacttcatatggaggaacatcatttgccgatttggcatcccACAGTCCATCGTCACTGATAACGGCCCACAATTCGTGGGAAAGGTATGGCAAAGTTTTATGTGATATATTTTCTATTTCTCCAAGCACTTTCATTTGTTGCGtcttctttgttgtttttgatATCATTTTAACACTAGCTTTGGTTGAGTTTGACATTTGTACAATTATTCTAACTGAAACCATCTGtaaatacattttttattaGAATGCAACTTGATTGTAAACAAATAGGAATCAGTATGAGTACACACTATATCTGAAACATACCAAAATGAAATACTATTTATGAGCAAAACATTTTTATACCTGCATAAATCTTCATATGATTCCTATGactaaataaattagaaataaaaatgtaCAATTGGAGTGtattatgtgtatattctaGAAAAATTACAATTCTATTTATAAATGAAGGAATTTGTAAACTGTTTCATaaacattatttattaaactttaaaaaaatttgaactattTATTGAATATCCAAATTATAAACAGAGAATCACACTAGTTTGTGTAATAGcgtaatatatatttatactagttTGTGAACCCATCCCAGATTATACTATTTCCAtaaatttaaattctatttATAAATGAAGCAAATTGTAAACTATTTCGTAaacactatttattaaacttaaaaattgtGAACTATTTTACTGAAGTGTACAAATTATAAACAGAGAATCACATGTGTGTGACGACCCgtcaaaaattattatatatttttattcccAAGTATGTAAAGTGACGATAATGCCCTTGTGGTTTTGTGATGTGGATGTACATTTGTAATTTTAAATTATCTTCCTCGCTGATGTAATTAAATCGTACTCGACGTCACGAGCACGTCGACGCAAGTTAGGGTCCAATTGGATTCCTAATGAAAGTATTACGATAATTTAAGAGCGAGATTTGGTAGGATTTAATTTTTGGGTTGCCTGTCACATATCCACCAGTTATCTTCTTTCTTACAACCTTGAGCCCAAGTAGAATTTCTgggtttattttatttcctttggACTAATTAATTAGACCCTAAATCCCATAGCCCAATCAGGGCTTGTGATCCTTTTTATTTTGGCCAACCCATGACCACACACGCACACATACACATGTGCAATCCTTCACCCTTTCCCTCATATTCTCGAAATTTCCCTCGTTCGTACACCGTACGACCATCATTCCCAAACTCACCAAAATTTCCACGAATCAACCCTATTGATACTACCATCATACTTCTCTCAAGGTTATGAGTTCATCCATACCATTAGGTTGAGGAATAGACTTCGGAAACCTAAGAACTCACAAGCTCTGGCGAGGTGCTTTGCTGCTCCGTCGTGATTGTGGACATTCCACAAAGTTTAAAAGCTTAAGGAAGCTCTTAATCAACTCCATAGCGACCCTAGAGTAGTTTTAGGGTGGAGTTGACGTTGGGATAAGAGGATTCATGAAATTTCAATTTGGCCGGGGTTTTCCAAGCTTTATTCCAACCATTTTCCATCGTTTTTAGGAGCTCAAATAGGTATTGTTAAGTTCTATTCTTCAagagcttcaaatccatataaaattcatggattttagatgaaaaatgaagaagatattgaagtttgaaaattttccagaatTCGGTGTAACAGACGGCGGCAGGAGGCAGCTCCGGCGAAGCCCACTAGAGAaggaggagaatattccgtcaactttgacagaatatACTGACAGCGTTAGGTAACTCCGTTAGTTTTTAAATAGAATATTCTattatttaacggaatattccctaatgccgttgaaaaacgagtgaaactAACGAAAACTTAGCTGTAACGTAGGAACTACATAGCAACTGGATAGTCCTCGGCTTGTGAGGTGGTCTCcgtcgagctgcttgagtcttcggcctttgatgtagtgggaggtcacacatggtacttcctcagattGTAGGCGCTCCACTGCTTTTCGATCTTTTTGTTGTTTCCTGGTGGCGAGGGTGTAATTACTCTTGCCGCCTACTCTGTtgatcttgtacggaccttcctAGATGTGATCCAtttttttggagccttctctgtgggcaatgatgaaggcttttcttagcACTAGATCTTTGGGCTGGAACTGccggatcttggcccttttgttatAGCTAGAGAGGAGCTGCTGCTGTTAGGCTGCAATGCGGGTAATGGTCTGCTCGCGCTTCTCCTTTGCCAGATCTaagcttgtggccatctcctCACTATTCTGCTCAATGCTTGGCAGTAGAGCagttgtacatgttatattgagatgcattgagaactcataaacctgcaccccggtgttagtgtttCCGCCCGTGgctagggcacagtccttcgcgtgatgttcacctcccgcaccttacgctcaccttggactcaaggtaggtgcacatgcttgtcgtacagaccactataggtggttccgactcgtaggtgacccacgattattcgcacagtcttcacgtgatcgtagcacttgagcatacttatttacacccagtcctgtcgtacagaccactagaggtgattccgacttgtgtgcagggatgtttgatgagctatatattaagtcatacaggtcactatagtTGACTCCCGACTTATGTGTTAGCatcgattgatgagatatggataagtcgtagaggtcactataggtgactcccgacttatgtgccagcattgattgatgagatatggataagtcgtacatgtcactataggtgactcctgacttatgtgctagcattgattgatgagatatggataagttgtacaggtcactataggtgactcccgacttatgtactagcattgattgatgagatatggataagttgtacaggtcactataggtgactctcgacttatatgctagcattgattgatgagatatggataagccgtacaggtcatgtgaggtgactccggctagcattttgatgagctattggttcagccgtacatgccacaataggtggatctggctgacataccatttcatattgatttatttcacctgggttacttattATTGTTAAGATATTTGACACGGCATAACTGTGAGactgttattttggttatggttttgagtTATAGTCACGCCTGTTATttatgggaaattatacaggtgttaCAGAGAAGGGCTAttgcctttggtaattgaaattggtttgaaaagttttgtttcactcactcacattttctatttttgcacccctctaggttctagcaGCAGTATCGACGAGAATTCGTGGCACTTTTCAGTACAAATGTTTCTTATGGTGATATagtcattatcttaccttactgtactatacctatgcgtgtgaaatgggtccagaccCGCTCATCGCGCACTTGcctacttaggcacttttagattttaatttattcacattttatacattatcacactttatgaaTTCGTCGCCTTTCTAGTGTCGGCCAACACACCTCGATtcggggtcctagtggacattccgaaAAGGGGTGTGTCATCACGTCATTATTTAACAtttaaattgacagaaaattgaaCGGATGTCTGACATTGCaatgaattcataagttgaaatatgacattgcaatgtttaaaacatgagatATGAATTTGTGGTTTGACCCATAATTGAGGCAGTTttgtataaaattttaattttagagagAATTTAAACTACAACTATTCCCCTCTATTGTTTCGACGGGCCATGAAAGTTTCACATTtgaattaaagttttttttaaacttttttatataaggaaaactaatgaaaagggtttgaaaactttgagttttaatgataaggacaaaatgaaGGTAAAATGAATGGGATCAGAATGaacattttagtgtaaaaatatgatttttcgttgaagtgaatagtactagaaatttttcgttaaaa
This genomic stretch from Pyrus communis chromosome 2, drPyrComm1.1, whole genome shotgun sequence harbors:
- the LOC137725124 gene encoding uncharacterized protein produces the protein MIIYRNNDDLMCKIFTTTLQGKVQDWFYTLPPLSIRSFDELSLVFTKEYSSYRSIKKKSDHLFNVKKNPKESLRDYVKRFKVEKARIVGCNDSITRATFQKGLPADLPLFQKLIMKEDLALADFFALAEKHALWDEAHQCTFKDLKKCLTSPLYYPNRKQRRTDSHV